ATTTTTCCTCGGAACTTCAATTCCGATGGTTCCTTTTCCTGGCATAGGCGCAATTATCCTGATCCCAAGTGCGGAAAGATTCAATGCAATATCATCCTGAAGCTTTTTGATAGCAGATACTCTGATTCCTGCTTCAGGAACAATTTCATATAAAGTAACGGTAGGTCCTATCGTCGCTTTGATCTCGGAGATCCCAACGTTGAAATTCTTTAAAAGGCCTACAATTTTATTTTTATTTTCTTCTAATTCTTCTTTATTGATAGAAATTTCTTCGTTACCGTAATCTTTAAGCAATTCTACAGGTGGCATCTGAAATCCTGCAAGATCAAGCTTGTGATCATACAGTCCGTGTTTTTCTACCAGTTCCTGTGACTTTCTATCTGAATCATCCAATACATCGATCACCTGAGCAACTTCAACATTAAATTTAATATTGTCCTGAGCCGGTGACGAAACTGGTGGAACAGGAACATTAATAGCCGGGCTCACCGGTGTCATGTCAAAAGCCTGTTCAGGCGTAGAGGTAGGAAGAGATGGTCTGGTATTAAGATTTAAACTGACGGGTTTTTCTTCCTCCTCAAAAGAAGTATGATTAGGAGTTACAATAGTTTCTATATCAGCTACAGGCTGTACTTCCGGAAATCCTTTAGGAACACTCACAGGTTCCTGATCTTTAGCCTTTGGTTTACTGCTAACATCAGTTACGGTAACATTCGGTATCGTTTCTTCAGCCTCTTCTTCAAGTTCTGTATCTGCTTCAAAATTTTCTTCTGAGCTCGGCATCATAGATTTAACCTTGCCAATCGTATGATCGTTGATTTTGTCCAGTTTGGCCTTAATAGAGCTTGGACGAAGATTGAATTCAAGGATAAAATATAAAAGGATACTTGATGCAAGTACTACCCAAAGTCCTACAGGTCCAATGATGGCATTAAGATAATCCATGATCTGATAGCCGTAAACACCTCCCAGAACTCCTTGGCCTTTAGTAACCGCTCCCATAAAAATAGGAAGCCAGCAGATAAAAAACAAAGAATGCCCTATGGTTTTCCACGGTTTGAAGGTTCTTTTCTTTAAGATAAGCGTTCCCACAACCAAAAATAAAAAGGCAATAATAAATGAGGCAATACCTATGCTTTCGAATATAAAAATATTACCCAGCCAGTCGCCTACCTTCCCAAAGACATTGGAAGATTGTATTGTTTTGTCTGTCATTGTTCCAGCTTGGCTCTGATCAGCCTTCCAGTTCATCAGATAAGAGACGAAGGAAAGGGTCAGAACGATAGAAAATAGAATGAAAGTAAGCCCGAAAAATATACGGGGCTTAGATAAGATTTTGCCTTTATCAGGCGATTCAGTCGGTTTTGTCTGTGTCTTTTTATCCATAATATCAATGTGGGCAAATTTAATGTTTTTTCAACATTAATAGAATCTTTTTTTGTTTAAAAGATAGCGTAATTTAGGTTTATTTTTTAAAATCACACAGCGTTTTTGAGATATTTTTTTCATTAAAATCTAATGCAGCAGGTGTTTTTTTACTAGTTCAAATGTTATTACCAAAACTCCACTAATTTTGTTCCATAAATTTAAAAATAAGAGAAAACGAAAATTTTATTTGAAAGTATCCTGGTTTATTCATGCCTCTATTTTCATTATTATCTATTAGCGTACAGCAAAAAAGAAAAATGAGAAAGAGGACCTTATTATTTTATTGATGTACAGGATGATTATTTCCTGGATGAAAAAAGGAGAATAGCTGACAGCAGGTTGCTTCTAAATAGCGATGAGCTTTTAAGTAAGATCAGAAATAAAACCTTTTCAAAAAAAAACAGTTGGCTGAATATCATTAATTTGAGTGCTGTTAATGAATATTTAGGAATAGAAAATTTTAATAAAACAGATAGGTTTAATATGTCCGGAATTTCATAATATTAGAAATTGAATTTTTCTTAATAAATTTCATGTTATTAAGAATGATTCAAAATAAATGAAATAGGCCTCAAAGTGACAAAAAACAGCTTTTTTTAGCCGCTTTGTTGTTTATCATCCTTATTTTTGCATGTCAAGTAAAATATATCATGAAGAAGCTCCAAGATATTCTTATCTCAACCAGGACAATGGCTGTGCTGTTACTGGTGTACGCATTTGCAATGGCTTATGCAACGTTCTTAGAAAATGACTATGGAACACCTACAGCCAAGGCTTTGATCTATGAAGCAAAATGGTTTGAATTAATCATGTTTCTGCTCATTCTCAACTTTGTAGGAAATATCGCAAGATACAGACTGTGGAGAAGAGAAAAATGGCCGGTTCTGGTCTTTCACCTTGCTTTTATCCTTATTTTTATAGGAGGTGCTATCACTAGATACATCAGTTTTGAAGGTACAATGCACATCAGGGAAGGCGAAACTTCCAATGAGATTGTAACGGATAAAAATTTCTTTAAAATTAAAATAGAAGAAAAAGGAGATGCTCTTGATTATCAGGATATTCCTTACTTGATGTCACCACTGCATAAAGACTTTAAAGCAACTTACGATTTCCATGGAAAAGAAATAAAGGTCTTTACAAAAGAATTTATTCAGAGGAAAAAAGACAGCTTAATTGCTGAGCCGAACGGCGAAGAATATCTTCACCTGGTTTCTACGGGATCTACAGGCAGACAGAATATCTATATCAAACCGGGGGAGACAAAATCTATTAACGGAACTTTGGTAACATTCAACAGAGCGATCGAAGGGGCTGTAGAATTTAAAAAAGAAGACGGGAAAATATTCATCAAAACACCTGTAGATGCAGCTTTCATGACGATGGCAACACAGGCTACAGGAAGTACCAAGAAAGATGAATTCCAACCTTTGGTTTTGAGAAGTTTATATACGATCAACGAATTGAAGCTGGTGGTGCCTGAAGGTCTTAAAAAAGGAAGGCTGATGGCTTTTGAAGGAGATAAAAAGAAAGATGCTATGGTACCTGATATGCTGAGAATAGAGCTTCAGGGACCAAAAACAAAACAGCTGGTTGATCTTTCTGTAGAAAAAGGTAATCCTAATGCCTTTAAACAGGTAACTATGGACGGCCTGAATATTATGCTTGGTTTCGGTCCTAAAGTATATAATACCCCTTTTGCGCTGAAGCTTGATGACTTCGTAATGGAAACTTATCCGGGAAGCTCATCTCCAAGTGCTTACGAAAGTCATGTTAAAATCATTGATGAAGGAAAGGAAACTCCTTATAAAATTTATATGAACCACGTTTTAAATCATAAAGGATACCGTTTTTTCCAGTCAAGTTTTGATCCGGACAGAATGGGAACTGTACTTTCTGTAAATCATGATTTCTGGGGAACTATTATTTCTTATATAGGATATGCACTTTTATTCTTAGGAATGTTTGTAATCTTCTTTTGGAAAGGAACTCACTTCTGGAAATTGAATAAAATGCTTACTGACGCCAATAAAAAGAAAACAAAAGCAGCAGCAGTATTATTCTTGTTTTTAAGCTTAGGCTTAAATGCCCAGAAAATTGAGACGCATGGAACAACAGATGGAAGCAGAGAACATGTACACGTAGAAGGTGAAAATAATATGCATGCCCAGCCTTTGGACGGCTCTGCTCCAAAGCAAAACTCATTGGCGACCCCGATGGCAAAAATGAGATCTATCTCACCTGATGAAATTATTGCAAGAAACAGAATCAGCAAAGAACATGCAGATAAATTCGGATACCTTTTAGTACAGAATTTTGACGGAAGAATTGTTCCTATTAATACAGAGGCATTAGATGTTCTTAGAAAATTATACAAAAAGGATGAATTTAAAGGAACAGATGGAAAGTCTTTAACTGCTAACCAGTGGTTTCTTTCAATCAATACAGATACTCCAAGCTGGACTATGGTGCCAATGATTAAAGTGGGGCCAAAAGGAGGTGACGAACTGAAAAAGAAAACAAAAGCTAATGATGATGAGTATACCTCATTAATGAATCTTTTTCCTGCAGATGCCAATGGTAATCTAACTTATATTCTAGAACATGATTACAATACGGCATTCCGCAAGAAACCGGCTGACCAGACAAACTATGATAAAGAAGTAATTGCTGTAAACGAAAGAGTACAGATTTTCAATGAGTTTTTCAGCGGCCAGTTTATGAGAATTGTTCCTGTTAAAAATGATGCGAATCATACCTGGCATTCATGGCTGGATCAGAAATTCGAACCGGATATGGAATCTCAGCAGGTAATGGGACCTTATTTTGCAGAGGCGCTTACAGCACAGAAAACCGGAGACTGGAGTAAAGCTGATAAAGAATTGGCAAAGCTTTCAGAATATCAGCAAAAATGGGGCAAAGCAGTAGTTCCTGCAAAATCTAAAGTAGATCTTGAGGTTTTCATGAATAAAGCAAATATTAATTTTAAATTATTAATCTTTTATACCATCATTGGTGGGCTTCTTCTGATCTTAGGATTTATTGAATTATTTAAGCCTAAAAAAGTTTTAAATAAAACCATTAAAGTAATTATTGCTGCTGGTTTAATAGGATATATCTGTCACTTCCTGGGCCTTGTTGCAAGATGGTATATTTCAGGACATGCACCTTGGAGTAATGGATATGAAGCCATTATATTTATCTCGTGGGTAGGGATTACAGCCGGATTATTCCTTTACAGAAATTCTAATGCTCTGATACCTGCATCAGGATTTATGGTGGCCGTTATTATGATGGGATTTGCACACGGAGGTTCAGCGCTTGATCCACAGATCACACCGCTGGTTCCGGTATTGAAATCTTACTGGCTGATTGTTCACGTAGCGATCATCACATCGAGTTATGGTTTCTTTGCCCTCTCAATGATTATTGCAGTGATCTCTCTTGTATTCTATATTATATCAAATAAAGACACCTATAAACTTCACCACGATACTACATTAAAAGAATTGGTAATTGTGTCAGAAATGTCACTGACCATTGGTCTTTTTGCCTTAACAGTTGGAAACTTCTTAGGAGGAATCTGGGCCAATGAATCATGGGGAAGATACTGGAGCTGGGACCCGAAAGAAACATGGGCCTTCATTTCAATTATGGTCTATGCTTTTGTACTGCATATGAGATTGGTTCCAGGATTGAGAAGCAGATGGGCATTCCATGTAGCAACTATGTTTGCATTCTGTTCTATGGTAATGACTTACTTCGGAGTTAATTATTATCTGAGCGGACTTCACTCTTATGCAGCAGGGGATCCTGTTCCGGTTCCGGCATGGGTTTACATCGGATTGGGAACAATGCTTCTTCTGTCAGCTGTTTCTTATTTCAAGTTTAAAACTTTAACGAAGAAATAATCTTTTTTAAATATAAAAACAAGATCCCGGAATTTATTCCGGGATTTTTTTGTGATGCGAAACCCTTGTCAAGGTTTAAAAACCTTGACAAGGGTAACAGGAGTCTAATCTTTTCTTTCAGCTTTCTTAACCCGTATTCAGGAACCACAAAAAAATTATCAATAATCATTCAGGATTCAAAACTTATGTATATCTTTATGATATCAAATTAATATCAAATTAAATTTACAATCATGGAAAAAGTTTTAAAGCCCATGTCTGGGTATCTGGCATTAGTATTCTGTCTGATTTTATTTGCAGGAGCTATTTATTTCTTTATTTCCGGAGTTGAGCAGAGTATTACCTACGTCATTCTTGCTATGCTGTGCTTTCTGTTGTTTTGTTTCTTTCTGAAAGGTCTGATGATCATTCAGCCGAATCACTCAAGAGTACTCAACTTCTTTGGAAAATATGTAGGAACCGTAAAAGATAACGGGCTGTTTTTCATCAATCCTTTGTATTCATCCCAGAAAATGTCTTTACGTTCTGAAAACCTGCAGGGTCAGACTTTGAAGGTAAATGATAAAATGGGTAATCCTATTGAAATTGGGGTTGTTATGGTCTGGAAAGTAGGAGATACCTACAAAGCTGCTTTTGATGTGGAGCGTTATTCAGAATTTGTAAGAATGCAGAGCGAAGCTGCGGTTCGTCACCTGGCGATGAGCTTTCCTTATGACAATTTAGAAGATGATCATGCTCCGATTACTTTAAGGGAAGGCGGTGATAAGATCAATTCTATTTTGGAACAGGAGCTTACCGACAGACTTTCAAAAGCAGGAATCGTAATTCAGGAAGCGAGAATTTCTCATCTGGCCTATGCATCAGAAATTGCAGGTGCGATGCTTCAGAGACAACAAGCTACAGCAATTGTAGCAGCAAGAACTAAGATTGTAGAAGGTGCTGTAGGAATGGTAGATCTGGCATTGAAAAAACTTTCCGAGGAAAATATTGTAGAGTTGGATGATGAAAGAAAAGCAGCAATGGTGAGCAACTTAATGGTGGTGCTTTGCGGTGAAAAAGCAGCTCAGCCGATCTTAAATGCAGGAACTCTTTATTAAAAATGAAGATGGTATACTTAGATTTTATAACAAATTTAACTGAATAACGTCTTTACAGGCTAACATCAGGTTTATTAAACGAAATCTTTGCGTCCTGTACGTTATTGAAAAGTATTACTAAAAAACAGGCAAAAAGAAAAAAATGAAATCGGAAAAAACTTCAAAATCCTCCGAAACCAAAGGCAAAAAATCCTTTGTCATAAGGATTGATGAATCTACCTATAAAATGGTGGAGAAGTGGGCGAATGACGAATTCAGGAGTGTAAACGGACAGATCGAATATCTCTTACATCAAAGCCTGGTCAATTCGGGGAGAAAAAAGAAAGACGAAGAGGAAATCAAGTAAAGCTTAAAGCAAAACAGTTGAAAATAAAAAAACTATAAAAAATTATTCAATTTACTCTAACAATAAAAAAGCAGAGAAATTTTCTCTGCTTTTTTATTGTTAATTGTCCCGTCCTAAAATAGGTTGACCTAAAATCGATTTATTTATGGAAGACGAAGAATTATCTAGAAAAAAGCGCAGTCAAAAAGATTATACATTGTGCTTTAAATTGAGCGTTGTTTCTCAAGTAGAAAAAGGCGAACTTACTTATAAACAAGCTCAAAAACACTATGGAATTCAGGGAAGAAGTACGGTTTTGGTCTGGTTGAGAAGATATGGTAACTTAGATTGGATAAAACCAAGTATCCATACCATGTCAAGATCCAAAGAAACCCCGGCCCAGAAAATTAAACGTCTGGAGAAAGAACTTTCCGATGAAAAGCTGAAAAATAAAGTACTCAATACAATGATTGAGATTTCAGATGGGCAATATGGCACTCAGATCAGAAAAAAGTATTTATCCCAACAATCCTCAGACTCCAAAAAGAGGGATTAAGCCTCTCCAAAATATGTAGATTGTTTGGGATAAGCCGCCAAAATATTTATCAGACTCAAAAGCGGTATATCAAGCGGGAAGATGAACTTTTGAGAATCAAGGAAATGGTTAAAGCAATACGAATGGAGCTTCCCAGGCTGGGAACCCGAAAGCTTTACTATTTGCTGAAAGAATGTTTTGATAAAGAAGATATTAAAATAGGCAGAGATGCTTTATTTCAATATTTAAAAAGAGAAAATTTATTAATTTATCCTAAAAAGAAATATATAAAGACCACTTTTTCAAAACATTGGCTCAGAAAGCATCCTAATTTATTAAAAAATATTAAAGCAGAACGGCCAGAACAAGTTTTTGTAAGCGATATCACTTATCTGAAAACAAGGGAATCGGTATGCTATTTATCTTTAGTGACGGATGCTTACAGCAGAAAGATTATGGGGTTCTCGGTGAGCACAAATATGAATTCTGAAAACGTTGCAAAAGCATTGAAAATGGCAGTGAAGAACAGAATTACCCATAATTCTCTTATTCATCATTCGGATAGAGGATTGCAATATTGTTCGGGATATTATCAAAAGGTACTTAATCAATATCAAATTCAACCTTCCATGACGGATGGATATGATTGTTATCAAAATGCATTGGCAGAAAGAATTAATGGAATATTGAAGCAGGAATTTCTATTTAATAAAGCTAAAAATAAAGATGATCTTAATGAATTGATAAAAGAAAGTATTTATCTTTATAACAATAAAAGACCTCACTTAAGCCTAAAGATGCAAACACCGGAGCAAGTGCATAAAAAATCCGAAGAAAAATATTCCTCCGGATTTAGTTAAATATTGTTTAATTATTGTCAATCTATTTTAGGACGACTCAAATATATCAATTATTTATTCAAACAATGCCGTAAAGTAATTACTGATTACAGTCCAGAAATTTTTACCCAGAAAATAAATAAGGGTAGAAGTAATGATTCCCTTTACGGTAAAGAATATAATACCGCCTATACCAAATTTTTTAACCAGGCTTTTCCATTTGGAGCTTTTCTCCTCTTTTGCAGGTTCATTTACCATCTTATTATTTTCCATTCCTGAAATTCAAATGATTACCTTACAAAGATAAGCATGTTTATAATTAGTCCAAATAAAAAGCGTGTTAAAAATTAAAATTTTGAGGTTCGCATAATATTTCTATCTTTAAAGGAAACGAAAAGTAAAAATTTTATGTCTAAAAAAGTAAAGGATTTCGGAATCGAAAAAACACTTAAAAACCTTGGTATTAAAGAAGAAAACAAAGGGGCTTCAGTGGGCGGAAAATATTTTGCTTCGGGAAAAACGATAGAAAGTTTTTCACCCGTAGATGGCAAATTAATAGCTAAAATAAAGACTTCCGGAGAAAGTGATTATGATAAAGTAATTGAGACCGCTCAGAAGGCGTTTCAGGAGTTTAGAGCCATTCCTTCTCCTAAAAGGGGTGAGATCGTTAGACAACTTGGCCAGAAATTAAGAATATATAAGGATGACCTTGGAAAATTGGTTTCCTATGAAATGGGTAAATCTCTTCAGGAAGGTTTGGGAGAAGTTCAGGAAATGATTGATATCTGTGATTTTGCAGTAGGTGTCTCAAGACAGCTTCACGGCTATACCATGCACTCGGAAAGACCGGGCCACAGAATGTACGAGCAGTACCATCCGCTTGGTGTGGTGGGAATCATCACCGCTTTTAATTTTCCGGTTGCTGTTTGGGCCTGGAATACAGCTTTAGCATGGATCTGCGGAAATGTTACTATCTGGAAGCCATCAGAAAAAACACCATTATGTGCTATCGCATGCCAGAACATTATGGCTGAAGTAATAAAAGAGAACAACCTTCCCGAAGGTGTTTCCAGCGTATTGGTTTCAGACCATGAGATCGGTCAGAAGCTGGTAGATGATAAAAGAGTGGCATTAGTTTCGTTCACAGGTTCTACAAGAGTAGGAAGAATGGTTTCTTCCAAAGTAGCAGAAAGATTCGGGAAATCTATCCTTGAATTAGGTGGAAACAATGCCATCATTATTTCTAAAGATGCAGATATCGATATGTCTATTATCGGAGCTGTTTTCGGAGCTGTAGGTACGGCAGGACAAAGATGTACATCAACACGAAGACTGATCATTCACGAAAGTGTTTACAATGAAGTGAAAAACAGATTGGTAAAAGCGTACGGACAGCTGAAAATCGGAAATCCATTAGACGAAAATAATCATGTTGGACCGCTTATCGATGTTGATGCAGTGAATCAGTATGAAGAAGCAATCAAAAAATGTAAAAAAGAAGGTGGGAAATTTGCTGTTGAAGGTGGTGTTTTAAGCGGAAAAGATTACGAATCAGGATGCTATGTAAAACCATGTATCGCAGAAGTGAAAAACTCTTACGAGGTCGTTCAGCACGAAACGTTTGCACCGATTCTTTACCTTATTAAATATAAAACATTGGAGGAAGCTATTGCTATCCAGAATGATGTTCCTCAGGGATTATCATCTGCTATCATGACTCAGAATTTGAGAGAAGCAGAATTATTCCTTTCGTATGCAGGTTCAGATTGCGGTATTGCCAACGTAAACATTGGAACTTCAGGTGCTGAGATAGGGGGTGCTTTCGGTGGAGAAAAAGAGACCGGAGGCGGAAGAGAATCCGGTTCAGACGCTTGGAAATACTATATGAGAAGACAAACCAATACTATAAATTATACAGCTCAACTTCCTTTGGCACAGGGAATTAAATTCGATCTGTAAAAATTCTAATTTAAACGAAGACCATTAAAATATTAAGAAAGCCGGAGATTTATAACACATAACAAATTTCTAAATCTCCATATTTCTTAATCACTAAATTCTAAAAAATATGGAACAAACAATTGATATAAAAGTAAATAAAGTAAAAGAAACAGTAGGAAGACACGTTTTGGCAGACGGCTTTGATTTCGTGATGGATATTGAGAAATCCCATGGCTCATGGTTGTATGACAAGCTTACAGGCAGAGAATATCTGGATATGTTTTCCATGTTTGCATCAGCATCTGTAGGCTACAATCACCCTTATCTTGTAGAAAGGTCAGAATGGTTGGGAAGAATGGCGGTGAACAAGCCAACCCTTGCAGATGTATATTCCGAAGAATATGCTCATTTTCTGGAAGTTTTTGAAAGAGTGGTGATTCCTGAAGAACTGCAGTATGCTTTCTTTATTGAAGGTGGAAGTTTAGGGGTGGAAAATGCAATGAAGGCTTGCTTCGACTGGAAAACACGTAAGAATTTCGAAAAAGGGCTTCAGACAGAAGCCGGAATCTGTATCCATTTCAAACAGGCTTTCCACGGAAGAAGTGGTTATACTTTAAGCCTTACCAATACTTCCGATCCCAGAAAATATCAGTATTTCCCATTGTTCGACTGGCCAAGAATCTTAAATCCTAAATTATCTTTCCCAATCACAGAAGAGAATTTAGAAGAAACCATTAAGAATGAAAGACTGGCGCTTATTCAGATTGAGGAAGCTATTCTGATGAACCCGAATAAAGTGGCATGCATCATCATCGAACCTATTCAGGCTGAAGGTGGAGACAATCACTTTAGAGACGAATTCTTGCTAGGTTTAAGAAAGCTGTGTGATCAGAATGAGATCTTATTGATTTTTGATGAAGTTCAGACCGGTATCGCAATAACAGGAAAAATGTGGGCGTTCCAGCATTTTACAGCAAAACCCGATATTATTTCTTTCGGAAAAAAAGCTCAGGTTTGCGGTGTTTTAGCGAACAAAGAAAAATTCGATGAGATCCCGAACAACGTTTTTAGAGAAAGTTCAAGAATCAATTCTACTTTCGGAGGAAACTTTATTGATATGCTTCGTTTCCAGCTGGTGATGGAAGTTATCGAGAAGGAAAATCTTGTTGAAAATGCAAGAGTGGTTGGTGATTATCTGTTAGAAAGATTAAAAGAACTTGCTCAAAAATATCCTCAGACCGTTTCCAATGCAAGAGGAAGAGGTTTGATGTGCGCTGTTGATCTTCCTTCAGCTGAACATAGAAACCATCTGATGAACGAGCTTTTCAAAGACGGATTAATCATTCTTCCGTGTGGAGATCAGTCACTTCGTTTCAGACCACACCTGAATGTTTCCAAAGAAGAAATTCAATTGGCTTTAGATAAAATAGAGAGCAATATTAATAAAATTTAAAATCAAAGATTTGTAATTTTAAAAAAAACATTGTACATTTAGATACTCAAACGATATAGAATATGGAAAGAAGTACGAGAGTATCGGTTTTTGAAAGCGACAAGCCTTCAGAAATCCAACTCATAAAGTCTAAATTGGATGATGCACAAATTACAAACAGCGTCGAAAACAGTTACCTTACATTTACGACAACGCCTACCGCAACATCATTAAAAGTTTTGGTAAAGTTGGAAGACGAGAGGAAAGCATTTGATATTATTGATGCTTATCTTCAACAAAATGAAAATTAATAAAAAACAATTTCATAATTTTAAATTTTACTACTTCGAACCGAAAATTAATTAAATTAATTTTCGGTTTTTTAATTCAAAAAATAAATATTAGCAGAAGATTTAAACATTAAAAAATTGAGAAGTTTAGAAATTAGGGCCATTAGTTTTATAAGATATTTGATGATAGAGTTGGTTTAATCCAATAATAAAAATCAAAGAATGTCCTGATTTTTCAATTCCTTAATTAAAATTAAAAAAATGAGTTCAGAGATTAAATTAAGAAAAGCACAGATTGATGACAGGGATGTAATCTGGGGAATTATCCAGCAATCCATTGAAAGAAGAAAACAGGACGGAAGTACCCAATGGCAGAATGGATATCCAAACATAGGAACCGTAGAAAGCGATATTGCAAAAGGTTTTGCATATGTACTTACCGTAGATGGAGAAATTGCAGTTTATGCAGCCCTTATACTCAACGATGAGCCTGCCTATAGTTCCATCGAAGGAGCATGGCTCAGCGATGGTGAATTCGTAGTGGTGCATAGAGTAGCGATAGATAGGAAATTTGCAGGTCAGGGAATGGTAAAGAAGCTCTTCGACCATATTGAGGATTTTACAAAGTCCCACGGAATTCAAAGTATAAAAGTAGATACAAACTACGACAATATTGCCATGTTGAAAATCCTGGAAAGTAAAGGGTATTCCTACTGTGGTGAAGTTCTTTTGGCAGACGGAATGAGAAAGGCCTATGAGAAGATTATATTTTAGGCAAAAAG
The Chryseobacterium sp. W4I1 DNA segment above includes these coding regions:
- a CDS encoding aldehyde dehydrogenase family protein; amino-acid sequence: MSKKVKDFGIEKTLKNLGIKEENKGASVGGKYFASGKTIESFSPVDGKLIAKIKTSGESDYDKVIETAQKAFQEFRAIPSPKRGEIVRQLGQKLRIYKDDLGKLVSYEMGKSLQEGLGEVQEMIDICDFAVGVSRQLHGYTMHSERPGHRMYEQYHPLGVVGIITAFNFPVAVWAWNTALAWICGNVTIWKPSEKTPLCAIACQNIMAEVIKENNLPEGVSSVLVSDHEIGQKLVDDKRVALVSFTGSTRVGRMVSSKVAERFGKSILELGGNNAIIISKDADIDMSIIGAVFGAVGTAGQRCTSTRRLIIHESVYNEVKNRLVKAYGQLKIGNPLDENNHVGPLIDVDAVNQYEEAIKKCKKEGGKFAVEGGVLSGKDYESGCYVKPCIAEVKNSYEVVQHETFAPILYLIKYKTLEEAIAIQNDVPQGLSSAIMTQNLREAELFLSYAGSDCGIANVNIGTSGAEIGGAFGGEKETGGGRESGSDAWKYYMRRQTNTINYTAQLPLAQGIKFDL
- the lat gene encoding L-lysine 6-transaminase; the protein is MEQTIDIKVNKVKETVGRHVLADGFDFVMDIEKSHGSWLYDKLTGREYLDMFSMFASASVGYNHPYLVERSEWLGRMAVNKPTLADVYSEEYAHFLEVFERVVIPEELQYAFFIEGGSLGVENAMKACFDWKTRKNFEKGLQTEAGICIHFKQAFHGRSGYTLSLTNTSDPRKYQYFPLFDWPRILNPKLSFPITEENLEETIKNERLALIQIEEAILMNPNKVACIIIEPIQAEGGDNHFRDEFLLGLRKLCDQNEILLIFDEVQTGIAITGKMWAFQHFTAKPDIISFGKKAQVCGVLANKEKFDEIPNNVFRESSRINSTFGGNFIDMLRFQLVMEVIEKENLVENARVVGDYLLERLKELAQKYPQTVSNARGRGLMCAVDLPSAEHRNHLMNELFKDGLIILPCGDQSLRFRPHLNVSKEEIQLALDKIESNINKI
- a CDS encoding DUF2007 domain-containing protein, whose product is MERSTRVSVFESDKPSEIQLIKSKLDDAQITNSVENSYLTFTTTPTATSLKVLVKLEDERKAFDIIDAYLQQNEN
- a CDS encoding GNAT family N-acetyltransferase, coding for MSSEIKLRKAQIDDRDVIWGIIQQSIERRKQDGSTQWQNGYPNIGTVESDIAKGFAYVLTVDGEIAVYAALILNDEPAYSSIEGAWLSDGEFVVVHRVAIDRKFAGQGMVKKLFDHIEDFTKSHGIQSIKVDTNYDNIAMLKILESKGYSYCGEVLLADGMRKAYEKIIF